A genomic window from Nicotiana sylvestris chromosome 11, ASM39365v2, whole genome shotgun sequence includes:
- the LOC104228904 gene encoding uncharacterized protein — protein MKDSDWILYMFGLKGKEHDRKKKIQNQRSDVENEGKSGKDQDGSFEETVLAKEQPKDTDEETATPGATKDITENAGKGVSSGSKKVHESTDEPANEDVGTSCQLNDCAQSPSDAKRQRLANEDVGTSPQQNDVAQAKRQKME, from the exons ATGAAAGACAGTGATTGGATTTTG TATATGTTCGGTTTGAAAGGGAAAGAACATGATCGTAAGAAGAAGATACAGAATCAAAGATCTGATGTAGAAAATGAAGGCAAATCCGGAAAGGATCAAGACGGCTCTTTTGAGGAGACAGTATTGGCTAAAGAACAGCCAAAAGACACCGATG AAGAAACTGCTACACCTGGAGCAACTAAAGATATCACTGAGAATGCAGGGAAAGGTGTATCTTCTGGATCTAAAAAAGTTCATGAATCAACTGATGAA CCTGCTAACGAAGATGTGGGGACCTCTTGTCAACTAAATGATTGTGCGCAAAGCCCATCAGATGCAAAACGGCAGAGG CTTGCCAATGAAGATGTCGGGACTTCTCCTCAACAAAATGATGTTGCACAAGCAAAACGGCAGAAG ATGGAGTGA